The Arachis hypogaea cultivar Tifrunner chromosome 16, arahy.Tifrunner.gnm2.J5K5, whole genome shotgun sequence genome contains a region encoding:
- the LOC112758304 gene encoding uncharacterized protein isoform X1, whose translation MISRSDTNFTVSSFFTGHRGGSLSWKLWRKSYRNIIRVSKDLKHQMILHNLPLLCLLLKKMIELEKLSVVVTREYSQLKEIIYEQVTGFSARYNEIQESWENTQIGPEFPSKLDWLNTAQLQFCRDLKGKFYIVPILERILMILWRQH comes from the exons ATGATTTCAAGAAGTGACACAAATTTTACTGTGAGCAGCTTTTTCACAGGCCACAGAGGAGGTTCATTGAGCTGGAAGCTCTGGAGAAAATCATACAGAAATATT ATAAGAGTGTCCAAGGATCTGAAACATCAAATGATTCTGCACAATCTTCCTCTACTATGCTTGCTGTTGAAAAAGATGATAGAGCTAGAAAAACTATCAGTGGTAGTGACAAGGGAATATTCCCAACTGAAGG AAATAATTTATGAGCAGGTTACAGGGTTCTCGGCGCGATATAATGAGATTCAGGAGTCTTG GGAAAACACTCAGATTGGTCCAGAATTTCCATCGAAACTTGATTGGCTGAATACAGCTCAACTACAATTTTGCAGG GATCTGAAAGGAAAATTTTATATTGTTCCTATTTTGGAAAGGATCTTGATGATTTTGTGGAGGCAGCACTAA
- the LOC112758304 gene encoding uncharacterized protein isoform X2 yields MISRSDTNFTVSSFFTGHRGGSLSWKLWRKSYRNIVSTKNFCRGSVGYNKSVQGSETSNDSAQSSSTMLAVEKDDRARKTISGSDKGIFPTEGLQGSRRDIMRFRSLGKTLRLVQNFHRNLIG; encoded by the exons ATGATTTCAAGAAGTGACACAAATTTTACTGTGAGCAGCTTTTTCACAGGCCACAGAGGAGGTTCATTGAGCTGGAAGCTCTGGAGAAAATCATACAGAAATATTGTCAGTACTAAAAATTTCTGTAGAGGCTCTGTTGGATATA ATAAGAGTGTCCAAGGATCTGAAACATCAAATGATTCTGCACAATCTTCCTCTACTATGCTTGCTGTTGAAAAAGATGATAGAGCTAGAAAAACTATCAGTGGTAGTGACAAGGGAATATTCCCAACTGAAGG GTTACAGGGTTCTCGGCGCGATATAATGAGATTCAGGAGTCTTG GGAAAACACTCAGATTGGTCCAGAATTTCCATCGAAACTTGATTGGCTGA
- the LOC112758304 gene encoding uncharacterized protein isoform X3, which translates to MILHNLPLLCLLLKKMIELEKLSVVVTREYSQLKEIIYEQVTGFSARYNEIQESWENTQIGPEFPSKLDWLNTAQLQFCRDLKGKFYIVPILERILMILWRQH; encoded by the exons ATGATTCTGCACAATCTTCCTCTACTATGCTTGCTGTTGAAAAAGATGATAGAGCTAGAAAAACTATCAGTGGTAGTGACAAGGGAATATTCCCAACTGAAGG AAATAATTTATGAGCAGGTTACAGGGTTCTCGGCGCGATATAATGAGATTCAGGAGTCTTG GGAAAACACTCAGATTGGTCCAGAATTTCCATCGAAACTTGATTGGCTGAATACAGCTCAACTACAATTTTGCAGG GATCTGAAAGGAAAATTTTATATTGTTCCTATTTTGGAAAGGATCTTGATGATTTTGTGGAGGCAGCACTAA